The DNA region AGCCGAGGAGCGTCGTGAGGAGGATCAGGAGGATCGAGATGCCGTCCACGCCGACGTGGTAATTGGCGCCGATCGAGGGGATCCAGGGGACGTTCGCGGTGAACTGGAAGGCCGGCCCCGAAGGGTTGTAGCGCCAGAAGAGAGGCAGGGAGACCAGCATCCCCAGGAATCCCACGATCGTCGCGTACCAGGCGATGGCCCGCTTCGCTTCGCGGTTGAAGAAGAGCAGGCCCAACGCCCCCAGCAGAGGCAGGAACGTGATGGTGGTCAGGATCCATTGATCGCTCATGGCGCCGGGGACTCCTTTAACGCTTCCAGAAGAGGTAGAGGCTCACGAACAGGAAGATCCCAAAGACGAACACGCTGAGATACGCCTGCACCAGGCCGGTCTGGAGACGGCGGAAGGCGAGGCTCAGCCCTCGGGTCGCGTAAGCCGTCGCGTTCACCAGGCCGTCGACCGCGTATTGGTCGAAGAAGCGGGAGACGTGGCTGAGGCCGACCGTGAAGTGCCGCGAGCCGTTGACCAGACCGTCCACCACCCGCACGTCGAATCCGTGCAGCGCCCGGCAGAGGGCCATGTAGGGCCGCACGACGGCGGCGTGATAGAGCTCGTCGACGTAGTACTTGTTCTCCAGCAGCCGGGCGAGCACCGGGAAGCGCCCGGCGAGGCGCGCCGCAATCTCCGGACGCTGCACGTAGAAGCGATAGGCGAAGAAGATCCCCGCCGCCACGCCCGCCAGCACCAGCGCCATCAGTCCGTACTCCAGCCCCGCCGCCTCCCCCGCCGCCTCGTGGGCCGGGGAAGAAGCCTCGCCGAACACCGGCGCGAGGTAATGCTCGAACCCGTTGAGATCCACCCCGAAGCTCAGGCTCTTCGGGATCCCCACCCA from Candidatus Polarisedimenticolia bacterium includes:
- a CDS encoding NADH-quinone oxidoreductase subunit L; this translates as WVGIPKSLSFGVDLNGFEHYLAPVFGEASSPAHEAAGEAAGLEYGLMALVLAGVAAGIFFAYRFYVQRPEIAARLAGRFPVLARLLENKYYVDELYHAAVVRPYMALCRALHGFDVRVVDGLVNGSRHFTVGLSHVSRFFDQYAVDGLVNATAYATRGLSLAFRRLQTGLVQAYLSVFVFGIFLFVSLYLFWKR